In Nicotiana tabacum cultivar K326 chromosome 17, ASM71507v2, whole genome shotgun sequence, one DNA window encodes the following:
- the LOC142172046 gene encoding uncharacterized protein LOC142172046, giving the protein MGSLSFPAPQSPENSTSRYSIFASFSSTSIVTNDSTVTNWIACYDPSNNTWSYVTSIPDLPENHVLKDLAMVSISNSIYIIGGRLCRKEKTQNAQYESDEFFDSDINVLSSVLRYDINSNQWSKCAPLNVPRYNFAYVVKDNKIYVAGGQSTLGSARGTSLSEVYHPLVDEWT; this is encoded by the coding sequence ATGGGTTCTCTTTCTTTCCCAGCACCACAGTCGCCGGAAAATTCCACGTCAAGGTACTCTATTTTTGCCTCATTTTCTTCAACGTCTATTGTAACGAATGATTCCACTGTTACAAACTGGATAGCTTGTTATGATCCTTCTAACAACACTTGGAGTTACGTTACTTCGATTCCCGATTTGCCCGAAAATCATGTGCTCAAGGACTTGGCTATGGTTTCAATTTCAAACTCAATTTATATTATAGGTGGTCGACTTTGTCGAAAAGAGAAAACTCAAAATGCTCAATATGAAAGCGATGAATTTTTCGATAGTGATATTAACGTACTATCATCGGTGTTACGTTATGACATTAATTCTAACCAATGGTCAAAATGTGCACCACTTAACGTACCACGTTATAATTTTGCATATGTTGTTAAGGACAATAAGATTTATGTAGCTGGAGGACAATCAACGTTAGGTAGTGCTAGGGGTACTTCATTATCTGAAGTTTATCATCCCTTAGTTGATGAATGGACTTAA
- the LOC107777617 gene encoding uncharacterized protein LOC107777617 → MNRSRCKCVGVTWQGKIHVVGGFVQGGGFSQYVDRCSAEMYDTSRGQWDLVAGMWQLDVPANEIVEINGKLFSSGDCLNAWKGHIEVYDGKLNIWYMVEGSQKSIFPFEENGQPIHRLYLTMVPVGTHLYFLAGYRTVDNPSMTISVVYAFDTSATGGEWKSFEPIQEEGERELCSHCCVVQFS, encoded by the coding sequence ATGAATAGATCAAGATGCAAATGTGTAGGTGTGACGTGGCAAGGGAAAATCCACGTGGTTGGTGGATTTGTACAAGGTGGAGGGTTTTCGCAATACGTGGACCGTTGTTCGGCTGAGATGTATGACACGTCAAGGGGACAGTGGGACCTTGTGGCAGGGATGTGGCAATTGGATGTGCCAGCTAATGAAATAGTTGAGATAAATGGTAAGTTATTTAGCTCAGGGGATTGTCTTAATGCATGGAAAGGTCATATTGAGGTTTATGATGGGAAACTTAATATATGGTATATGGTTGAAGGTTCACAAAAGAGTATTTTTCCCTTTGAAGAAAATGGACAACCAATTCATCGACTATACTTAACAATGGTCCCAGTTGGGACACATTTGTATTTCTTGGCTGGTTATCGGACGGTTGATAATCCATCAATGACTATATCGGTGGTCTATGCATTTGACACGTCAGCAACAGGAGGTGAATGGAAGAGCTTTGAGCCAATTcaagaagaaggagaaagagaactATGTAGCCATTGTTGTGTTGTCCAATTCTCTTAG